GGATGCCTGTAAGCTGCCAGCGTAAATGCGGATGGAAAAAATTGCGGTATGTATGCCTGCTATGGCCCTCCGGTGTAAAATCGGACGCGCCGCGCAGCACTTTCTGGTTGACCATGAACTTGCCATTGTACTCCCCGACAGGCCCTGCCACGCGCTCGAATCCGGGATAGGGGAGATACGCGCTTTCCGTCCACTCCCAGCGCCGGCCCCAGTCGAACAGATGCGCCGCGGCTTCCCATTCGAATTCCGTGGGCAGGCGCATGCCTTTCCAGGCGGCGAATGCAGCAGCTTCGTAAAAACTGATATGACAGAGGGGCTCGTCGGGCTCAACGGGCTGAACGCCCTGCAAGGTGTACGTCATCCACCGGCCGTCTTCTTTATGCCAGTACATGGGCGCATGCACCTGATCGCGCTTCACCCAATCCCAGCCTTCTGCGTGCCAGTACGAAAATTCCTTATACCCGCCGGCGTCCATGAATGCGAGGAATTCGCCGTTGGTAACGGGGCGGTCCGCAATGGCGTAGGGCTCCAGGTAAACTTTGTGCCGGTCCAGCTCATTGTCGTAACAGAATCCCCCGCCTGAAAAGCCGATTTCATACACGCCACCCTCCATGTTGATGAACTTCATGGCGGCGGCGGGCCGGGGCTGGGGTTGCTCTTCGGTGTCGTATGGCGGGAAGAGCGGGTTGTTGCCGAGGATAAACTTGATGTCGGTCCACAACAGCTCCTGGTGCTGCTGCTCGTGCTGGCAGCCCAATGTCAGGAGGGTTGCTGCCTCAGCGGGGAGCGGTTGCGCGAGGAGCTGTTCCATGGCGGAATCAACGTATTTGCGGTATTTGTAGATTTCGTCTACGGTCGGACGGCTGAGATTGCCCCGGTTGGTGCGGATCACGCGGGCGCCGAGGCTTTCGTAGTAGCTGTTGAACACGAAGTTGAACATGGGATCGAACTCAACATATCCCGCCAGGAATTTTTTCAGCACCATCGTCTCGAAAAACCAGGTGGTATGCCCGAGGTGCCATTTCGGCGGGCTTACATCTTCTACAGGTTGTACCACATAATCCTCTTTTTGTAGCGGACGGCATATGGATTCCGTCCATTTCCGCACCTGCAGATATTGCCGCAGGAGCGCCGTGGGAGTAGTTACGTCTAACATGTTAGTCTTTTTGCGTATTCAGATAACGCGTGAGATCGGAAATCGTGCGGATATGCAATTGCTCCGCCGCCGCTTCCCGCATCATCAGTGCGTATGCATTATTAAAACCGATAGGCTGCAGCCATTGCAGCCCGTATTGTTCCCCGAACCTGGAACGTACGAATTGATAAGCGCTGTCTTTATCCCTCAGCCGGTCCGTCAGCGGTTCCTGCAAAATAACGAGGAGTCCGGTGCCGGTATATTCCGGATAGAAGTCGATCTGATCGTTCGTCAATGCATCAAAACAAATTTTCGTGCCACCCAGGCCGGTTTTCGAAGAAATTGACAATTCCGTGTTGCCTTCCACGAGGATTTTGTACATCTCGCAAAGGATATATTGTTCTGTGAAGATCTTCGATCCCATGCGTACCACGCCTTTCTTTCCGTTCCGCGATGGTTTGTACAGCCCGTTTTCTTCCAGGAAACCGCGCGCCACGGCGGCAGGGCTTTCGTGCAGGAAATCCACGCGGTAATTAAGGTATGTCATCACCGAATCAGAGATGCGCCCCGCGAGGAGGTCCAGCGCGGGCCCTAGTTCGGGGAACCTTTCCAGCGCGTCTTTCCGCACTACCGGCGCGGCATGGTAAGGCGGGAAAATATGCTTGTCGTCGTCGAGCGTGATGAGTTGGAAGGCCCGGATGCGCCCGTCCGTACTGTATCCGCTCACCACATCCAGTTTCTCTTCATACAACGCCTGGTACATCACCGCGTCGTTGATCACAACGGTAGGAATGTTGAGCCCATATACCCGCCGCAACCCCGGCGAACCATCTTCCCGGCCCATGAACTCCGGCGTGAAACCTGCCAGTAGCTTGCCTTTGGTGGCCGGCACCATGGCTGAAACGGCGAATATGATCACCGCAGCGGCGCCCGCCCAGCGGAAGTGCCGCAGGCTCAGCTTCTGCGCTCTCGACAACAGGAAGTCAAACAATATAGCGAGCAACGCCGCTGGAATGGCGCCCGCCAGGATCATGCTGGTATTGTTCAGTGCGATGCCCCCGAAAATAAATTCACCCAGCCCGCCCGCCGCGATGTAAGCCGCGAGCGTGGCCACACCTACGTTGATCACCGCCGCCGTACGGATGCCCGCGAGGATCACCGGCATGGCGAGCGGCAACTCCGCTTTGAACAACACCTGCCCGCGCGTCATTCCCATCGCCACCGCCGCTTCACGAACCGTTGCGTCTACCCCTTTGATACCGGTGTAAGTGTTGCGGATAATCGGAAGCAGCGCGTAGAGGAACAATGCGAAGATCGCCGGCTTGGGACCGATGCCCAGCAAGGGAATGAGAAAGCCCAACAGCGCAATGCTGGGAATGGTTTGCATGACGCCGGCAAATCCCAGCGTAACGCCCGCCAGCTTTTGCTTCCGCGCGATAAGGATGCCAAGCGGCACGCCGGCCACTATCGCCAGCGCTACGGAAAGCAGCGTGAGGTGGATGTGCGTCCAGGTTTGCTCCAGCAGCTTGCCGGACTGGCTTTGCAGAAATTGGATGAATTCATTCATGGCGCATCCCCTTTACCGTGAAGAAATGCCGCCACAAAGTCGTTTGCGGGATTTTGCTGTAATTCTTCCGGCGTGCCGGTTTGGATGAGTTTCCCTTTATCCATGATACCGATATGGTCGCCCATCTCGAACGCGTCGCGGATGTCGTGCGTGACCATCACCACGGTTTTGCCTTTGAATTCGTCGAGCCCGGTGAATTCCTGCCGGATGCGGGCGCGGGTCACGGGGTCGAGAGCGCCGAAAGGCTCGTCCATCAGCAAAACCGGCGGATCAGCCGCGAGGGCGCGTGCGAGGCCTACGCGTTGTTGCTGTCCGCCGCTGAGCTGCGCGGGATATTGATGGGCGTGGCTTTCCCACGACAGTCCCAGCTTTTGAAGGAGGTCTTCGCTGCGCCGGCGGATGCGGAGTTTGTCCCAATGCAGCAATTTGGGCACGATGGCGATGTTTTCGGCTACGGTGTAATGCGGGAACAGCCCATATTGCTGCATGACGTATCCCATTTGCCGGCGGAGGATTTCCGGGCGGAGGCTGCGGGTATCTTTTCCACGGAACAGCACCTGCCCGCCGTCCGGGTCGATGAGTCGGTTGAGCATGCGCAGGGTCGTGGTTTTGCCGCTGCCGCTGGTGCCCAGCAGCATGAGGCGTCCGCCTTCCGGCACCCGGAAAGATACGCCCCGCACCGCTGGTACGCCTGCAAATGATTTATAGAGCTGACTGGCTTCGATCATGATTCGATGGACATAAACAGGTTATTGAGCGATTCCGAAAACGTGGGATGGGCGAAAACGCCGTCGCGCAGCTGCGCGCAGGTAATATTGCCCATCATGGCCATTTGCAGTACCGACATGATCTCGCCGCCGGCCACACTAAGAACCGACGCGCCGAGGATCCTGCCGGATGCTTTGTCTACCACGGCTTTCATCAACCCGCGCATATCGCCTGTCTCGATCCCCCGCGCCACGCGGGTCATGGGAAGCTTCGCCACGAGGATGTCCATCCCTTTTTCCCTGGCTTCCTGCTCCGTGATGCCGATACGCCCCAGTTCGGGATCGGTGAACATGCAATAAGGCACGGGCCTTTCATCTAAAGTAAGATTTTTATTTTCCAATAAGTTTTTAGCGACGATCACGTAATCGTTGTAGGAAATATGCGTGAACGCCGGCCCGCCTTTCACGTCGCCGAGCGCATAAATGCCGTTGATATCCGTTTCCAGTTTATTGGTGACCGGGATGGTGCCCTGCGCCGTGCTATGGAGCCCTGTTTGTTCCAGCTGAAGGTCGCCGGTATTGGGCGTGCGGCCCGCCGCGATGAGCAGATGGCTGCATGTGATGCTGCGCTGCTGCCCGTCGGCAGTCAGTTCCAGGACAATAGAATCACCGGATTTCGATACGCGGTGCAATGCGGAACCGCAGCAAACCGTTATACCATCCTGCACAAGGATTTTCCGGATTTCTTCCGCCACGTCTTCATCTTCCTTTCCGAGTATCCGCGCATTTTTTTCCAGCAGCGTGACCTCCGCGCCGAACCGCCGGTACATCTGTCCCATTTCCATAGCTACGTACCCTGCGCCGAGGATGCATAAGTGTCTGGGCGTTTCGTCGAGATCGAGGATGGTGGTGGAAGTGAGGTAAGGCACGGTGTCGAGCCCTTCAATGGTTGGAATGGCCGGACGGGCGCCGGTGTTGATGAAGATATGCTCCGCATGGAGGGTTTCGCCGTTTACATCCACGGTTTTCATGCCGGAGAAAACGGCTTTTCCTTCGATAAAATCTAGATTTTCGGTGGAAGCCACGGATTTGGTGAGGCTGGTGATGGACTGCTGCACGATTTTATCTTTCCTGGCTTTTACTTTCGATAATTCGACCTGCGAAGGATCCGCGGGAATACCGAACTGTGCGGCGCATCCGGCGATGTAAGCGACACGGGCGGCGCCGATCATGGTTTTAGTGGGTGTACATCCGTCGTTGACGCAGGTGCCGCCGATCCGGCGTTTCTCAATCAGCGCGGTTTTCCAGCCTGCTCCGGCGAGCTTCCGCGCCAGCGGGGTTCCTGCCTGTCCGGCCCCGATAATGATGGCATCGTAATTTTTCATATTGCAAGGGTTTTGCAGGCGCGGTAAAGCTACTATAACAAGTTGCGCCCATACAATGTTCGGATCGTGGATTCAGTGGTATGCGACGGAAAAAAAGCTCCCGTCCCCGCCTGACGCCTGTCATTCATCACATATCGGGCCGAATCTACTTTTGCATTATGAATCTGACACAAACTTAATACCGCTTCATACACCAGACAGCCGCCTCCGGGTAACCGGTGCGCCATTCATCCGGAAAAACCAGGGACGGGAGAAGCAACCGCAGCAAGACGAATAGCCACACGGAATGATGAAAAGACAGACCGGTTGTTTCTCGGGTAACCGCCTCCGTTATTAATGGTAGGCGATGTCTTCCAGCCGGCCCGGTTCCGGCAGCGTAATCACTGGCCCTTTGATGGCAACCAGTTTTTCCTGCTTGAATTCGCCGAGTGTACGGATCAACGATTCCGTCGCGGTTCCGGCCAGGGAAGCCAGTTCGTCCCTGGCGATGTTAACCTTGTACTGGCCAGTACCCTGGTGATGTTGGCCTTGCGGGATTTGACGCATTGCCCGCAATTGAATAAATTAGAGATGCAAAACCCAATGTTATGATGACCGTATCGGAAGCTTATACCGCCATGTTGCGCGCCGCAGCGGGTTTCGGCGTTACAACCGTATTGCTCGAAGCCGCGGAAGGGCGCATCCTGCGCGAAACCGTGCATGCCGACAGGCCCCTGCCGCCTTACGACCGCGTTACCGTCAACGGCCTGGCCATTGCCTTCGAAAGCTACGGACGCGGGCAGCGCGTGTTCGGATCCGGGGGCATCCAGGCAGCGGGGATGCCCCGCCAGCAGCTGGCCAATCTGGCAGACGGCATGGAAGTAATGCGCGGATCCGTTCTGCCCGACCTTACCGATACCGTGGTGCCGTTCGACCAGCTGGAAGTAACCGAGCACGAAGGGTTCCGCAGGTTTACGTTGACGGGCAACATCAGCCAGGGGCAACACATCCATCGCAAAGGCACCGATGCCCATGCCGGCAAACCCCTGCTGGAACCGGGCGTCCGGATCGGGCCGGCGGAGATCGGCGTACTGGCGGGCACGGGCAAAGCCGAAGTGAAAGTGAGCGCCCTGCCGAGGGTGTTGCTGGTGGCCACGGGGAACGAACTGGTGGAAGTACGGGATACACCCGAGCCGCACCAGGTCCGGTTGTCGAATGTTCATAGCCTGTCGGCGGGTTTGCAGGAACTGGGAATACCCACCGATATCGTGCACCTGGCCGACGAAAAGCACCGCATGTCGGAGGAATTACTGCCGCTGCTCTATCGTTGCGACGTGATGATCTGCACCGGCGCGGTGGGCGACGGGCGGTTCAACCACCTGCCCGAAGTGCTGGCCGAAGCCGGGATGGAAAAGATCGTGGACGGAGTGGGGCAGAAGCCCGGGAAACGCATCCTGTTTGGCAGGCTGCCCGGCGGGCCGGTGGTGTTTGCGCTGCCGGGGAATCCGCAATCGGTAATGACCAACTACGCCCGTTATATCCGGCCATGGCTGGAGGTTTGCCTGGGATTACCCGCCCGGGAGCCCGTGATGGCAAGGCTTTCAGAAACGCTGACGTTCGTCCGGCCGCTGGAATACTTTATTCCCGTCAAATTGTACATCTCCCGTGAAGCGGTTTTGCAGGCACTGCCCATCCCGCACCAGGGCTCCGGCGACCTCGCGGCGCTCACCCGGGCCGACGGTTTTATGTCCCTTCCATCTGTTTCAAACGTTTTCGAAGCCGGAAACGCATATCCGGTTTGGATTTTCAGGCAGAATTCTCCAATTTGATTCCGCTTAAAATTCCACCTTCATGCCGATGGAACAAACGATGCGCTGGTTCGGGCCCAACGACCCCGTGAGCCTGCGCGATATCCGACAAGCCGGGTGCTCCGGCGTTGTGACTGCCCTTCACCACATTCCCGCAGGAGAAATCTGGCCGGTCGATGAAATCGAAATACGGAAAAAACGCCTCGAAGCGGAAGGCATGCGCTGGTCGGTTGTGGAAAGCCTGCCCGTGCATGAAGACATCAAAAAAGCCTCCGGGAATTACAAACAATATATCGCGAATTATAAAGTCAGCCTGCAAAACCTCGCCAGCTGCGGGGTGCAGACGGTCACATATAATTTCATGCCGGTAATGGACTGGATGCGGACGGATATTAATTACGAACTGCCCACCGGTGCCCGCGCGCTGTACTACGACCGGGCGGCTTTCATCGCCTTCGACCTTTTCCTGCTGAGGCGCCCCGGTGCGGAGGCGGATTACAGTCCCGCGGAAATCCATCTGGCCGAATCAAAACTGCAAACTTTAACCCCCTCGCAACGCGAAACGCTCTTCCATAATGCACTGCTGGGCCTGCCCGGCAGCGACGAGCGCTTTACCCGCGACGGCGTTCTGCACGCGTTGGCGCAATACGCTGAAATCGACGCCCCCAGGTTGCAGGCGCACCTGTTTTATTTCCTCCGTGAAATTGTTCCCGTAGCGGAATCCCTGGGCATCCGGCTCGCCATTCACCCCGATGATCCGCCGTATCCCTTGCTGGGCCTGCCTCGCATCGTGAGCACCGAAGCGCAGCTGCAAGCCATCCTGGACGCGGCGCCGGGCGCGGCAAACGGGCTTTGTTTCTGCACGGGATCCCTCGGCGTGCGGCCAGACAATGATCTTGCCGGGATCATCGAAAGGATGGGCGACCGGATCCATTTTATCCATCTCCGCAACATCCGCCGCCATCAGAATGGTGATTTTTACGAAGCGGACCACCTCAACGGCGATGTGGATATGTACGCCGTGGTGCGCGCCCTCACGGAAACGATGCGCCGCCGCCATGTGCAGTTGCCCATGCGCCCGGATCACGGGCACCAGATGCTGGATGATCTCGCCAAACAAACCTATCCCGGCTACAGCGCCATCGGCCGGTTGAAAGGGCTTGCGGAGCTGAGGGGGCTGGAAATGGGTATATTGCGTAGTTAAAACTTTTCCTATCTTTGCCGGGCATTCTCCTCTCAATCCGCAATGAAATTTATTGTGTAATCATGTGTTGTGCCGTCCGGCGATTCCGGTCTGCCCGGCCTTTTATTCGAATCCTGCTTTGAAACGTTCGACTTATTTATCATTGATCCTCATCCTGGGAAGCCTCACCGCGCTCGGTCCCTTTACGATCGACATGTACCTGCCCGGCTTCCCCGCCATTGCGGAAGATCTTGGGGTGGATGTGGAGCGCGTGGGCCTGACCCTGTCCAGTTATTTCGTGGGGATTTGCGTGGGACAATTGCTGTATGGCCCGCTGCTGGATCGTTTTGGGAGAAAGAAGCCGCTGTACATTGGCTTGCTGCTTTACATCGCAACGTCTGTCGGATGTGTGTTTTCCACCACGCTCGACAGCCTGATATTCCTGCGCTTCTTCCAGGCGGTGGGCTCCTGTGCCGCTACCGTGGCGGCGATGGCGATGGTCCGCGATTTGTTCCCTGTACATGAAAACGCGAAAGTATTTGCGTTGCTGATGTTGGTGGTAGGCGCATCGCCCATGGTGGCCCCTACCGTTGGCGGATATGTGACAAGTTCCATCGGCTGGCATTCTGTATTTACGATATTGGCCTGCATGGGTGCGCTCATGCTGGTGGCGTGTATACGCTGGCTGCCCGACAGCTTCAGGCCGGATACTTCACTGTCGCTCATGCCGGCGCCGATCGTCCGGAATTTCTGGTCCGTGTGGACGGTGCCGCAGTTTTACACTTATGCGCTGACGGGCGCCGTGTCTTTCTCTGCGTTGTTTACTTATGTTTCCGGTTCGCCGAAAGTTTTCATGCAGGTGTTTCATTTGTCGGATAAAGCGTATGGATGGGTATTTGCCGCGCTGAGCGTGGGTTTTATCGGTTCCAGCCAGGTGAATACGTTATTGCTGAGGCGATTCCGGAGTGAGCAGATCCTGCCGGTGGCGTTGACGGCAATGGCCGTTGCAGGAATTATTTTCGTTGCGGGTGCGAGGTTAGACTTACTGGGTCTTGGCGGAACAATTGCCGTGCTAACGGTAATGTTATGTTGCCTGGGATTTGTGAACCCCAACACCGCGGCGCTTTGCCTGGCGCCTTTCGCGAAAAGTGCGGGAACGGCTTCCGCTTTGATGGGCGCGTTGCAAATGGGCGCCGGCGCGCTGGCATCCGTTTTCGTGAGCCTGTTCAAAGAAAATACGGCATTCCCGATGGCGCTCTGGATGGCGATCCCGGCGG
Above is a genomic segment from Chitinophaga pollutisoli containing:
- a CDS encoding multidrug effflux MFS transporter, with translation MKRSTYLSLILILGSLTALGPFTIDMYLPGFPAIAEDLGVDVERVGLTLSSYFVGICVGQLLYGPLLDRFGRKKPLYIGLLLYIATSVGCVFSTTLDSLIFLRFFQAVGSCAATVAAMAMVRDLFPVHENAKVFALLMLVVGASPMVAPTVGGYVTSSIGWHSVFTILACMGALMLVACIRWLPDSFRPDTSLSLMPAPIVRNFWSVWTVPQFYTYALTGAVSFSALFTYVSGSPKVFMQVFHLSDKAYGWVFAALSVGFIGSSQVNTLLLRRFRSEQILPVALTAMAVAGIIFVAGARLDLLGLGGTIAVLTVMLCCLGFVNPNTAALCLAPFAKSAGTASALMGALQMGAGALASVFVSLFKENTAFPMALWMAIPAVISLAILMGGRRVIASRSTSQQGVI
- the egtB gene encoding ergothioneine biosynthesis protein EgtB; protein product: MLDVTTPTALLRQYLQVRKWTESICRPLQKEDYVVQPVEDVSPPKWHLGHTTWFFETMVLKKFLAGYVEFDPMFNFVFNSYYESLGARVIRTNRGNLSRPTVDEIYKYRKYVDSAMEQLLAQPLPAEAATLLTLGCQHEQQHQELLWTDIKFILGNNPLFPPYDTEEQPQPRPAAAMKFINMEGGVYEIGFSGGGFCYDNELDRHKVYLEPYAIADRPVTNGEFLAFMDAGGYKEFSYWHAEGWDWVKRDQVHAPMYWHKEDGRWMTYTLQGVQPVEPDEPLCHISFYEAAAFAAWKGMRLPTEFEWEAAAHLFDWGRRWEWTESAYLPYPGFERVAGPVGEYNGKFMVNQKVLRGASDFTPEGHSRHTYRNFFHPHLRWQLTGIRLAKTIKP
- a CDS encoding mercuric reductase is translated as MKNYDAIIIGAGQAGTPLARKLAGAGWKTALIEKRRIGGTCVNDGCTPTKTMIGAARVAYIAGCAAQFGIPADPSQVELSKVKARKDKIVQQSITSLTKSVASTENLDFIEGKAVFSGMKTVDVNGETLHAEHIFINTGARPAIPTIEGLDTVPYLTSTTILDLDETPRHLCILGAGYVAMEMGQMYRRFGAEVTLLEKNARILGKEDEDVAEEIRKILVQDGITVCCGSALHRVSKSGDSIVLELTADGQQRSITCSHLLIAAGRTPNTGDLQLEQTGLHSTAQGTIPVTNKLETDINGIYALGDVKGGPAFTHISYNDYVIVAKNLLENKNLTLDERPVPYCMFTDPELGRIGITEQEAREKGMDILVAKLPMTRVARGIETGDMRGLMKAVVDKASGRILGASVLSVAGGEIMSVLQMAMMGNITCAQLRDGVFAHPTFSESLNNLFMSIES
- a CDS encoding molybdopterin molybdotransferase MoeA, encoding MMTVSEAYTAMLRAAAGFGVTTVLLEAAEGRILRETVHADRPLPPYDRVTVNGLAIAFESYGRGQRVFGSGGIQAAGMPRQQLANLADGMEVMRGSVLPDLTDTVVPFDQLEVTEHEGFRRFTLTGNISQGQHIHRKGTDAHAGKPLLEPGVRIGPAEIGVLAGTGKAEVKVSALPRVLLVATGNELVEVRDTPEPHQVRLSNVHSLSAGLQELGIPTDIVHLADEKHRMSEELLPLLYRCDVMICTGAVGDGRFNHLPEVLAEAGMEKIVDGVGQKPGKRILFGRLPGGPVVFALPGNPQSVMTNYARYIRPWLEVCLGLPAREPVMARLSETLTFVRPLEYFIPVKLYISREAVLQALPIPHQGSGDLAALTRADGFMSLPSVSNVFEAGNAYPVWIFRQNSPI
- the uxuA gene encoding mannonate dehydratase — encoded protein: MPMEQTMRWFGPNDPVSLRDIRQAGCSGVVTALHHIPAGEIWPVDEIEIRKKRLEAEGMRWSVVESLPVHEDIKKASGNYKQYIANYKVSLQNLASCGVQTVTYNFMPVMDWMRTDINYELPTGARALYYDRAAFIAFDLFLLRRPGAEADYSPAEIHLAESKLQTLTPSQRETLFHNALLGLPGSDERFTRDGVLHALAQYAEIDAPRLQAHLFYFLREIVPVAESLGIRLAIHPDDPPYPLLGLPRIVSTEAQLQAILDAAPGAANGLCFCTGSLGVRPDNDLAGIIERMGDRIHFIHLRNIRRHQNGDFYEADHLNGDVDMYAVVRALTETMRRRHVQLPMRPDHGHQMLDDLAKQTYPGYSAIGRLKGLAELRGLEMGILRS
- a CDS encoding ABC transporter permease/substrate-binding protein, whose translation is MNEFIQFLQSQSGKLLEQTWTHIHLTLLSVALAIVAGVPLGILIARKQKLAGVTLGFAGVMQTIPSIALLGFLIPLLGIGPKPAIFALFLYALLPIIRNTYTGIKGVDATVREAAVAMGMTRGQVLFKAELPLAMPVILAGIRTAAVINVGVATLAAYIAAGGLGEFIFGGIALNNTSMILAGAIPAALLAILFDFLLSRAQKLSLRHFRWAGAAAVIIFAVSAMVPATKGKLLAGFTPEFMGREDGSPGLRRVYGLNIPTVVINDAVMYQALYEEKLDVVSGYSTDGRIRAFQLITLDDDKHIFPPYHAAPVVRKDALERFPELGPALDLLAGRISDSVMTYLNYRVDFLHESPAAVARGFLEENGLYKPSRNGKKGVVRMGSKIFTEQYILCEMYKILVEGNTELSISSKTGLGGTKICFDALTNDQIDFYPEYTGTGLLVILQEPLTDRLRDKDSAYQFVRSRFGEQYGLQWLQPIGFNNAYALMMREAAAEQLHIRTISDLTRYLNTQKD
- a CDS encoding ATP-binding cassette domain-containing protein, with protein sequence MIEASQLYKSFAGVPAVRGVSFRVPEGGRLMLLGTSGSGKTTTLRMLNRLIDPDGGQVLFRGKDTRSLRPEILRRQMGYVMQQYGLFPHYTVAENIAIVPKLLHWDKLRIRRRSEDLLQKLGLSWESHAHQYPAQLSGGQQQRVGLARALAADPPVLLMDEPFGALDPVTRARIRQEFTGLDEFKGKTVVMVTHDIRDAFEMGDHIGIMDKGKLIQTGTPEELQQNPANDFVAAFLHGKGDAP
- a CDS encoding helix-turn-helix domain-containing protein — its product is MRQIPQGQHHQGTGQYKVNIARDELASLAGTATESLIRTLGEFKQEKLVAIKGPVITLPEPGRLEDIAYH